One genomic region from Fictibacillus marinisediminis encodes:
- a CDS encoding cytidine deaminase translates to METKWLVDQAIKARQKAYVPYSKFQVGAALLTENDLLFLGCNIENASFGMTNCAERTAIFKAVSEGENTIKAIAVVGETEGPISPCGACRQVIAEFCNTDTRIILANLKGDIKETTISELLPGFFSSKDLT, encoded by the coding sequence ATGGAAACAAAATGGTTAGTTGATCAAGCAATCAAAGCCCGTCAAAAAGCATATGTTCCATATTCGAAATTCCAAGTTGGTGCAGCATTGCTGACCGAGAACGATTTATTGTTTCTCGGCTGCAATATTGAAAACGCTTCTTTTGGCATGACAAATTGTGCCGAAAGAACCGCGATATTTAAAGCGGTTTCAGAAGGCGAAAACACCATTAAAGCGATTGCGGTCGTTGGCGAAACAGAAGGGCCGATCTCTCCGTGCGGCGCTTGCCGACAGGTGATTGCGGAATTTTGTAATACCGATACCAGAATTATTCTGGCCAATTTAAAAGGCGACATCAAGGAAACAACGATCAGTGAACTGTTGCCTGGATTCTTTTCTTCAAAAGACTTAACTTAA